A single Prevotella sp. E15-22 DNA region contains:
- a CDS encoding putative 2-dehydropantoate 2-reductase, giving the protein MRYGIIGTGAIGGYYGAKLAHAGQEVHFLLHSDYEYVKQHGLQVDSCDGSFHLDDVNVYRQTKDMPACDVVLVGLKSVNNDKLPALLPPLLHDKAAKAKTLVVLIQNGIGVEEDVQKMFPEVQLAAGLAFICSAKTKPGLVSHQCYGSINLANYSCRDEALMQAVVDEFREAGIETGLVEYHEARWKKAVWNMPFNGMTVALHTQTDLLLKNASTRQLIREQMMEVVGAAQHLGVKNVDEAFVDKMIETTDAMTPYSPSMRLDYDFHRPMEIYYLYTRPLEMAREAGYRMPKLEMLEAELRFLETV; this is encoded by the coding sequence ATGAGATACGGAATCATCGGCACTGGTGCCATTGGCGGCTATTATGGTGCAAAGCTGGCGCATGCAGGACAGGAGGTGCACTTCCTGCTGCACAGTGACTATGAGTATGTGAAACAGCATGGACTGCAGGTGGACTCGTGCGACGGCTCGTTTCATCTGGACGACGTGAACGTTTATAGGCAGACGAAGGACATGCCTGCGTGCGATGTGGTGCTGGTGGGACTGAAGTCTGTGAACAACGATAAGTTGCCAGCGCTGCTGCCACCACTGCTCCACGACAAGGCTGCGAAGGCCAAGACGCTGGTGGTGCTCATCCAGAACGGCATTGGCGTGGAAGAGGATGTGCAAAAGATGTTTCCTGAGGTGCAACTGGCTGCAGGACTGGCCTTTATCTGCTCGGCCAAGACGAAGCCAGGCCTGGTGAGTCACCAGTGTTATGGCAGCATCAACCTGGCCAACTACTCGTGCCGTGACGAGGCACTGATGCAGGCCGTGGTCGACGAGTTTCGCGAGGCCGGCATAGAGACGGGTCTGGTGGAATATCATGAGGCACGATGGAAGAAGGCCGTGTGGAACATGCCGTTCAACGGTATGACGGTGGCGCTGCACACGCAGACAGATCTGCTGCTGAAGAACGCATCGACACGCCAGCTGATTCGCGAGCAGATGATGGAGGTGGTGGGTGCTGCCCAGCACCTGGGCGTGAAGAACGTGGACGAGGCGTTTGTGGACAAGATGATTGAGACCACCGATGCGATGACGCCCTATTCGCCATCCATGCGACTGGACTACGATTTCCATCGCCCCATGGAGATATACTACCTGTACACCCGTCCGTTGGAGATGGCACGTGAGGCAGGCTATCGCATGCCGAAGCTGGAGATGCTGGAGGCAGAACTGCGATTCCTGGAGACGGTTTGA
- a CDS encoding SGNH/GDSL hydrolase family protein: protein MRKKLFLLSTFLLLCLVAGAQTKSVAVLGDSYSTFEGAIPEGNAIWYFKQNNPNQTDVNSVEQTWWTLLTKHQGWTLLMNNSYSGSTICNTGYGKADYSDRSFTKRMDNLGGNPDVIFIFGATNDSWAHAPIGEFKYEDITKDDLWSFRPAMAYMLGWMKEHYAKSEIYFLLNDGLSEEVTTSSKTICEHYGVKCIELQAIDKKAGHPSVKGMQQIASQVEAAL from the coding sequence ATGAGAAAAAAACTATTTTTACTTTCAACCTTCCTGCTGCTGTGCCTGGTGGCAGGCGCTCAGACCAAGAGTGTGGCCGTGCTGGGCGACTCGTATTCAACCTTTGAAGGGGCTATCCCTGAAGGAAACGCCATTTGGTATTTCAAACAGAACAACCCCAACCAGACGGATGTGAACAGCGTGGAACAGACGTGGTGGACACTGCTGACCAAGCATCAGGGATGGACACTGCTGATGAACAACTCGTATAGCGGCTCGACTATCTGTAACACAGGCTATGGCAAGGCCGACTATAGCGACCGTTCGTTTACGAAGCGCATGGATAACCTGGGCGGCAACCCTGACGTCATCTTTATCTTTGGCGCCACCAACGATAGTTGGGCACACGCGCCCATCGGCGAGTTTAAGTATGAGGATATCACCAAGGACGACCTGTGGAGCTTCCGTCCGGCCATGGCCTATATGCTGGGCTGGATGAAGGAACATTATGCCAAAAGCGAGATATATTTCCTGCTGAACGACGGACTGAGTGAGGAGGTGACGACGTCGTCGAAGACCATCTGCGAGCACTATGGCGTGAAGTGCATAGAACTGCAGGCCATCGACAAGAAGGCTGGTCACCCCTCAGTGAAGGGCATGCAGCAGATTGCCAGTCAGGTGGAAGCCGCCTTGTAG
- a CDS encoding sugar porter family MFS transporter translates to MQHNSKSFVYFICSVSAMGGLLFGYDWVVIGGAKPFYELFFGIADQPVMQGVAMSTALVGCLVGAMVAGALADRYGRKPLLTTAAVLFTLSAVGTGVFNDFSLFNIARFIGGVGIGVASALSPMYIAEVSPTAIRGRMVSLNQMTIVLGILGAQIVNMLLARDTSVAENMAWNVAWGWRWMFWAETVPAALFLVMSFMIPESPVYLKMKAATMSQRVGKEAGLKELLQSKYGKVLLLGLVIAVFQQWCGTNVIFNYAQEIFTGAGYDVDGMFIDIVITGIANVAFTFVALYTIEKWGRRTLMLIGAGGLGLIYLTLGTCYFLEVKGVVMVCLVVTAISIYAMTLGPVTWTLLAEIFPNRIRGVAMATCTFALWVGCCTLTFSFPSMNAALGSSGTFWIYSGICLVAFIFLWNRCPETKGKSLEELEKELIK, encoded by the coding sequence ATGCAACATAACAGTAAATCATTTGTGTATTTCATCTGCTCAGTATCGGCCATGGGAGGCTTGCTCTTTGGCTACGACTGGGTGGTGATTGGTGGCGCGAAGCCATTCTATGAACTCTTCTTTGGCATAGCCGACCAGCCCGTGATGCAGGGTGTGGCCATGTCGACGGCCCTGGTGGGCTGTCTGGTGGGTGCCATGGTGGCAGGCGCATTGGCCGACCGCTATGGTCGAAAGCCCCTTCTGACAACGGCGGCAGTACTCTTCACCCTGTCGGCTGTGGGAACGGGCGTCTTTAACGACTTCTCGCTGTTCAACATAGCCCGCTTTATTGGCGGCGTGGGCATTGGCGTGGCCTCGGCCTTGTCGCCCATGTACATCGCAGAGGTGAGTCCCACGGCGATTCGTGGACGTATGGTGAGTCTGAACCAGATGACCATCGTACTGGGAATCCTGGGTGCGCAGATCGTCAACATGCTGCTGGCAAGAGACACCAGCGTGGCAGAAAACATGGCATGGAACGTGGCATGGGGATGGCGCTGGATGTTCTGGGCCGAGACAGTGCCTGCAGCGCTGTTCCTGGTGATGAGCTTCATGATTCCTGAGAGTCCTGTGTATCTAAAGATGAAGGCTGCGACAATGTCGCAGCGTGTAGGGAAGGAGGCCGGACTGAAAGAACTGCTGCAAAGCAAATATGGCAAGGTGCTTTTGCTGGGCTTGGTGATTGCCGTGTTCCAGCAGTGGTGTGGCACGAACGTGATCTTTAACTATGCGCAGGAGATCTTTACGGGTGCCGGCTATGATGTGGACGGCATGTTTATCGATATCGTCATCACAGGCATTGCCAACGTGGCCTTCACGTTTGTGGCCCTCTATACCATTGAGAAGTGGGGACGCAGAACGCTGATGCTGATTGGCGCTGGCGGACTGGGACTGATCTACCTGACGTTGGGGACCTGCTACTTCCTGGAGGTGAAGGGTGTTGTGATGGTCTGCCTGGTGGTGACGGCCATCTCCATCTATGCCATGACGCTGGGTCCTGTGACGTGGACACTGCTGGCAGAAATCTTCCCCAATCGCATTCGTGGTGTGGCGATGGCCACCTGCACGTTTGCCCTGTGGGTGGGCTGTTGCACGCTGACGTTCTCGTTTCCCTCGATGAACGCCGCCCTTGGCTCCAGTGGCACCTTCTGGATTTATAGTGGCATCTGCCTGGTGGCCTTCATCTTCCTGTGGAACCGCTGCCCAGAAACGAAAGGAAAATCACTTGAAGAACTAGAGAAAGAACTCATCAAATAA
- a CDS encoding AraC family transcriptional regulator, whose protein sequence is MDYIIIFAPMKQGFTGERAIVLPAMIIEAQQQDPLASSLYITDIGYYPHAYSHYRERLQPIAEYVLIYCMEGEGWCRIDHQTFDLHANQYIILPAQHPHAYGANKEHPWTIYWIHFTGQHAAVYSEGQQQPCDILPTHNSRISERQLVFEEIFSTLEQATDRESLRYASSLLHYYLASMRYLHHYRSTSESTGVSEMTSAVKHYMHENLEHRLNLEQLAAYAGYSPSHFSLLFRQQTGQSPLAYLNSMKIERACQLLTTTNMRINQICHKVGIDDSYYFSRLFKKETGLSPKQYRMTHYKAAST, encoded by the coding sequence ATGGATTATATTATTATCTTTGCACCCATGAAACAAGGTTTTACTGGCGAACGGGCCATCGTCCTGCCCGCCATGATTATTGAAGCCCAGCAACAAGACCCGCTGGCTTCCAGTCTTTACATCACTGACATAGGCTATTATCCCCATGCCTATAGTCATTATCGTGAACGACTGCAGCCCATTGCCGAGTATGTCCTCATCTATTGCATGGAGGGCGAGGGCTGGTGTCGCATTGACCATCAGACGTTCGACCTGCATGCCAACCAGTATATCATTCTGCCTGCCCAGCATCCTCATGCCTATGGGGCCAACAAGGAGCATCCCTGGACCATCTATTGGATTCACTTCACTGGTCAGCATGCTGCCGTCTACAGCGAAGGACAGCAGCAGCCATGCGACATCCTGCCCACTCACAACTCGCGCATCAGCGAGCGACAGTTGGTGTTCGAAGAGATTTTCTCAACGCTCGAGCAGGCCACCGACCGCGAGTCGCTGCGCTATGCTTCCAGTCTGCTGCACTATTACCTGGCCTCCATGCGCTATCTCCACCACTATCGCAGCACGTCTGAGTCGACTGGCGTCAGCGAGATGACTTCTGCCGTCAAGCACTATATGCACGAGAATCTGGAGCATCGTCTCAACCTTGAGCAACTGGCAGCCTATGCCGGCTATTCGCCCAGTCATTTCTCGCTTCTCTTTCGTCAGCAAACGGGCCAGAGTCCTTTAGCCTATCTCAACAGCATGAAAATAGAGCGCGCATGTCAGTTGCTCACAACAACCAACATGCGCATCAATCAAATCTGCCATAAGGTGGGCATCGACGACAGCTATTATTTCTCGCGACTGTTTAAGAAAGAAACAGGACTGTCGCCCAAGCAATATCGCATGACCCACTACAAGGCGGCTTCCACCTGA